Proteins co-encoded in one Chitinophagales bacterium genomic window:
- a CDS encoding TraB/GumN family protein, with protein sequence MKCSKLLLIQHLLLICVLCFFFNTIAAQNSLLWKIEGNNLETTSYLYGTMHSQDKRVHDLGRLAVPYIEASDAVALELIIDSTDLFRMMTSMFGGMMMKDTTLQDLYEREDYQVVKKFIADKMGMFAFLLKVDKMKPLFISLFAEEIATLESPNGHEMDMALDQFFQAVGAEKHKKLIGVETFEEQMGAFNRIPLQEQAVMLLDMAQLEQLGTGEAVQDTSVQTLMYYYLAQDLEGLMEWYDREQNYSDSSFDAVILLERNYRMADRMDKIVQSQATFIAVGALHLPGEDGLIQLLTNKGYELSPVVMITQGVEGMSKMTQTKELEMQKKE encoded by the coding sequence ATGAAATGTTCTAAGCTGCTGCTAATCCAACATTTATTACTGATATGTGTACTTTGTTTTTTCTTCAATACCATTGCAGCCCAAAACTCGCTGCTGTGGAAAATTGAAGGGAATAACTTAGAAACTACTTCTTATCTTTACGGCACGATGCACTCTCAAGACAAGCGTGTGCACGATTTGGGCCGATTGGCAGTGCCTTATATTGAAGCATCTGATGCGGTGGCATTGGAGTTGATTATTGACTCAACGGACCTTTTTCGGATGATGACAAGCATGTTTGGAGGTATGATGATGAAAGACACAACCTTGCAAGATTTATATGAAAGAGAAGATTATCAAGTAGTCAAAAAATTCATTGCCGATAAAATGGGAATGTTTGCATTTTTATTGAAGGTGGACAAAATGAAACCACTTTTCATCTCTTTGTTTGCAGAAGAAATAGCTACTTTGGAGAGTCCAAATGGGCATGAAATGGATATGGCACTCGACCAATTTTTTCAAGCTGTGGGTGCTGAAAAACACAAAAAACTCATCGGCGTAGAAACTTTTGAAGAACAAATGGGGGCATTCAATCGGATTCCTTTGCAAGAACAGGCGGTGATGTTGTTGGACATGGCACAATTGGAACAACTCGGAACAGGTGAAGCTGTACAAGATACTTCTGTACAAACCTTGATGTACTATTATTTAGCGCAAGATTTGGAGGGTTTGATGGAATGGTATGACCGTGAACAGAACTATTCCGATTCCAGTTTTGATGCCGTTATCTTGCTGGAGCGCAACTATCGAATGGCCGATAGAATGGATAAAATCGTACAATCACAGGCTACCTTTATCGCAGTTGGTGCATTGCATTTGCCTGGCGAAGATGGTCTTATTCAACTGCTTACCAACAAAGGGTATGAACTTTCACCTGTGGTAATGATCACACAAGGCGTTGAAGGAATGAGCAAAATGACACAGACTAAAGAACTGGAAATGCAGAAAAAAGAGTGA
- a CDS encoding SPFH domain-containing protein: MGELPILMAAIAGLVVITFLALVKRYKRCPSDKILVVYGKVGSNSDGLTNSARCIHGGAAFVLPIFQDYQYLDLVPMSIDVNLTNALSRQNIRVDVPSRFTIGISTNPVVMTNAAERLLGLKSAHIQELARDIIVGQLRLVVATMDIEEINSDRDKFLTNIASNVESELQKIGLKLINVNITDIRDESGYIEALGKEAAAKAVNDARKSVAERERDGSIGEAEALRERRIGVAEANATAKAGEAEALKGERIQVSAANANAVDGENLARIQVAESNARRLEKEAEANRIALAAENVQKAKALEESYLAEKQAEEARAQKEKATQMADVMVAAEVGKLKVEIDAEAQAEQTRRVAKGEADAIFFKMQAEARGNLELLNKQAEGFQNLINAAGGDAREAVLMLIADKLPELVRTQVDAIKNLKIDKVTVWDNGGNGNGSGSGTSTANFLSGMYKSVPPLEELFKMAGMELPNYLGKTATNGNGKDHSNGKTIATNGKHDANGESEAIVIEDLNGKGE, from the coding sequence ATGGGAGAACTTCCAATCTTAATGGCAGCTATAGCAGGACTTGTGGTAATCACTTTTTTGGCACTCGTCAAACGCTACAAACGCTGTCCTTCCGACAAAATCTTGGTCGTATATGGTAAAGTAGGCAGTAATTCTGATGGACTTACCAACTCTGCAAGGTGTATTCACGGTGGAGCAGCATTTGTTTTACCCATCTTTCAAGACTACCAATACCTCGACCTTGTACCGATGTCTATTGACGTGAATTTGACCAACGCTTTGAGTCGGCAAAACATTCGTGTGGACGTGCCTTCTCGGTTTACGATAGGTATTTCGACCAATCCAGTAGTGATGACCAATGCAGCAGAACGTTTGTTAGGATTGAAGTCGGCACACATTCAGGAATTGGCACGTGACATCATTGTAGGTCAATTACGTTTGGTCGTTGCAACGATGGACATTGAAGAAATCAACTCAGATCGTGACAAATTCTTGACCAACATCGCTTCAAATGTGGAGTCTGAATTGCAAAAAATTGGTTTGAAACTCATCAATGTGAACATTACTGACATCCGTGACGAATCAGGTTATATCGAAGCTCTTGGTAAAGAAGCAGCTGCAAAAGCGGTGAACGATGCCCGAAAATCAGTGGCTGAACGTGAAAGAGATGGTTCGATTGGTGAAGCAGAGGCTTTGCGTGAACGACGTATTGGTGTAGCAGAAGCCAATGCTACGGCAAAGGCTGGGGAAGCGGAAGCCCTCAAAGGGGAAAGAATTCAAGTTTCGGCTGCCAACGCCAATGCGGTCGATGGTGAGAACTTGGCAAGAATTCAGGTGGCAGAGTCCAATGCCCGACGATTGGAGAAAGAGGCTGAGGCAAATCGCATTGCTTTGGCTGCTGAAAACGTACAAAAAGCGAAAGCTTTGGAGGAATCTTACCTAGCCGAAAAGCAAGCGGAAGAAGCAAGGGCCCAAAAGGAAAAGGCTACACAAATGGCAGACGTGATGGTGGCTGCGGAAGTAGGAAAATTGAAGGTAGAAATTGACGCTGAAGCACAAGCAGAGCAAACCCGCCGAGTGGCAAAAGGGGAAGCGGATGCGATTTTCTTCAAAATGCAAGCTGAAGCAAGGGGTAATCTTGAACTCTTGAACAAACAAGCGGAAGGTTTCCAAAACCTGATCAATGCAGCTGGCGGCGATGCTCGTGAGGCGGTATTGATGTTGATTGCCGACAAATTGCCTGAATTGGTGAGAACACAAGTTGATGCTATCAAGAATCTTAAAATTGACAAAGTAACCGTTTGGGACAATGGCGGAAACGGCAATGGAAGCGGCTCTGGCACTTCTACGGCAAATTTCTTGTCGGGTATGTACAAATCTGTTCCTCCATTAGAAGAACTCTTCAAAATGGCAGGCATGGAACTACCCAACTATCTCGGCAAAACGGCTACAAATGGCAATGGAAAAGACCACAGCAACGGCAAAACCATTGCAACGAATGGCAAACACGATGCCAACGGTGAATCGGAGGCGATTGTAATTGAAGATTTGAATGGCAAAGGAGAATAA
- a CDS encoding TM2 domain-containing protein translates to MKSLMKQFPSIKTIELGYVEQLVRGFDQEEMELFSERYKSQRYSPRFILVMNLLAFIGIAGVQRFLLGQIGMGIAYVLTWGFLGVGVIYDILKHKEMTLDYNEKVAFEVAQDVKYMRAEI, encoded by the coding sequence ATGAAATCATTGATGAAACAATTTCCGAGTATCAAGACAATAGAATTGGGTTATGTAGAACAATTGGTGAGAGGATTTGACCAAGAAGAAATGGAGCTTTTCTCAGAACGTTATAAATCTCAGCGATACAGCCCTCGATTTATATTGGTCATGAATTTGTTGGCTTTTATAGGCATTGCAGGTGTGCAACGTTTTTTATTGGGGCAGATTGGGATGGGAATTGCTTATGTTTTGACTTGGGGATTTTTAGGAGTGGGAGTTATTTATGATATACTGAAACACAAAGAAATGACCTTGGATTACAACGAAAAAGTTGCCTTTGAAGTAGCTCAGGATGTGAAATATATGCGAGCTGAGATTTAA
- a CDS encoding DUF4249 domain-containing protein has product MKNHLTLVFLLIFASILVSCEEEDFSTTVEVDLSEYGNQLVVLAPFKTDVTLDVDTLWYNHFYLVLTKSNDILNEDQYFERIEDAVVDLFEEGEYNLTLNHWERGIYISNANTGIEAGKNYHIEIHSPEYGKVTAKSYIPKRVKVLKALMSNSNYYDALEDVEKVEFTIEIEDEANVENFYYLNANIIVKLDSSDYDIQTDLTFNDPIFDKDDFNSDFLEIEEFLNPQFDWSVTFRDELFEGQRKSLKIYLKKSDLEGSVYDPDTGFFVEAEREIYFIIGAMSRDLYLYKRSALSQSRIAENPFAEAIRVYSNIEGGVGIFAGFVEDTVWLK; this is encoded by the coding sequence ATGAAAAACCACCTTACCCTTGTTTTTCTATTGATTTTTGCCTCAATATTAGTTAGTTGTGAAGAAGAAGATTTCAGTACGACGGTAGAAGTAGATTTGAGTGAGTACGGCAATCAATTGGTGGTATTGGCTCCCTTCAAAACGGACGTTACCTTAGATGTTGATACACTGTGGTACAATCATTTTTATCTGGTTTTGACAAAAAGTAATGATATTTTGAATGAAGACCAATACTTTGAACGCATCGAAGATGCCGTTGTCGATCTTTTTGAAGAAGGAGAATACAATTTGACTTTGAATCATTGGGAGAGGGGTATTTACATTTCTAATGCGAATACAGGCATTGAAGCAGGTAAAAACTATCATATTGAAATTCATTCTCCAGAATACGGCAAAGTGACTGCAAAAAGTTATATCCCTAAACGTGTGAAGGTTTTGAAGGCATTGATGAGTAATAGCAACTACTACGATGCTTTAGAAGATGTTGAAAAAGTGGAATTTACAATAGAAATAGAGGATGAAGCGAATGTTGAAAATTTCTATTATTTGAATGCGAATATCATTGTAAAACTGGATTCTTCTGATTACGATATCCAGACAGACCTCACTTTCAATGATCCTATTTTTGATAAAGATGATTTTAATTCGGATTTTTTAGAAATCGAAGAATTCTTGAATCCTCAATTTGACTGGTCCGTTACTTTTCGAGATGAGCTTTTTGAAGGTCAAAGAAAAAGCCTTAAAATTTATCTGAAAAAGAGTGATTTGGAAGGCTCTGTTTATGACCCCGATACAGGGTTTTTTGTAGAAGCTGAGAGAGAGATTTATTTTATCATCGGTGCAATGAGTCGTGACCTCTATCTCTACAAACGCTCTGCACTTTCACAGTCCCGAATTGCAGAAAATCCTTTTGCAGAAGCTATTCGAGTATATAGCAATATTGAAGGAGGTGTTGGGATTTTTGCAGGTTTTGTAGAAGATACGGTTTGGCTGAAGTGA
- a CDS encoding DUF4249 family protein, which produces MNTTKQYISILLLATCSLILASCDEDSFSTVVEVDLSEYGNQLVVLAPFQPDFPSADLNHFQLKLVKSNDILNENSDFQPITNATVDIYEEGELFVTLFHSENGNYGSPIGKGPKVGKDYRIEINSTDFGKTTAESQVPNKPQILQAYISDENYYDASEEAEKIEVTFEIKDELDVANYYYLTVNSIIDDGIIEPSYWNVCFSTSDPAFDEDEYNDDFFEVEETPTNYYCDGFATFRDLIFEGETKIVKIYVDKYYVYDYTFDPETGESQEFRRDIQVVFGAMSRDIYNYKRSARTQSWNEDNPFAEPIRVYSNIEGGIGIFGGFVETSVILE; this is translated from the coding sequence ATGAACACTACAAAACAATATATTTCTATTTTACTTTTAGCGACTTGCAGTTTAATTTTGGCAAGTTGCGATGAAGACAGTTTTAGCACAGTCGTTGAAGTTGACTTGAGCGAATACGGTAATCAGTTGGTGGTACTTGCACCTTTTCAACCTGATTTTCCAAGTGCTGACTTAAATCATTTTCAATTGAAGTTGGTAAAAAGCAATGATATACTCAATGAAAATTCTGATTTTCAGCCAATTACCAACGCTACAGTAGATATTTATGAAGAAGGTGAACTGTTTGTTACTTTGTTTCATAGTGAGAATGGAAACTACGGCTCACCTATTGGTAAAGGTCCCAAAGTAGGCAAAGATTACCGAATAGAAATCAATAGCACTGATTTTGGGAAAACTACTGCTGAAAGTCAAGTTCCCAACAAACCTCAAATTCTTCAAGCTTATATTAGCGATGAAAACTACTACGACGCTTCGGAAGAAGCGGAAAAAATAGAGGTTACTTTTGAGATAAAAGACGAGTTGGATGTTGCCAATTATTACTACTTGACGGTCAATTCTATAATAGATGATGGTATAATTGAGCCTTCTTATTGGAATGTGTGCTTTAGTACAAGTGACCCCGCTTTTGATGAAGATGAATACAATGATGATTTTTTTGAAGTAGAGGAAACACCTACCAATTACTATTGTGATGGCTTCGCTACTTTTCGGGATTTGATTTTTGAAGGTGAAACTAAAATCGTTAAAATTTATGTCGACAAGTACTATGTATATGACTACACCTTTGACCCCGAAACTGGTGAATCACAAGAATTTCGCAGAGATATTCAAGTTGTTTTTGGGGCTATGAGCCGTGATATTTACAACTACAAACGCTCCGCCAGAACACAGTCTTGGAATGAGGATAATCCTTTTGCAGAACCTATTCGGGTGTATAGCAATATTGAAGGAGGTATTGGGATTTTTGGTGGGTTTGTGGAAACGTCGGTGATTTTGGAGTGA
- a CDS encoding TonB-dependent receptor, with product MKKNILLLSLLLLSFNAYSQQKYTISGYIEDAETGEKLIGANVYDGKTFAGTTTNSYGFYSITLPADSVDLTISYVGYQTFSEKIWLNSNLQKDISVDASVVLKTVEVISSQTAEPIQENTQMSSVSIPISQIKSMPTFLGEVDIIKALQLMPGVQSGSEASSGLYVRGGGPDQNLILLDGVPVYNVSHLFGFFSVFNPDAINSVELIKGGFPARYGGRLSSVVDIRMKEGNTKRFGGSASIGLISSKLTLEGPLVKDKSSFIVSGRRTYIDLLAQPLISADTNGDVKTGYYFYDLNAKVNYKFSDKDRLYLSAYTGDDEFYYREKDSFGGDSDEFKSDLGWGNLTAMLRWNHVITPKLFSNLTLTHSRYRLNISSEYEENDTDGEGFYELARYYSGIQDWALKFDFDFLPTPNHYIRFGLNGTHHSFEPGAQQFKVQEASEIPLNINLKDDFVKAVELGAYIEDDVKINDKLKANVGLHLSGFSVKDHFYTSLQPRISARYLLNPNLSLKASYTFMNQYIHLLSSTSALNLPSDLWVPATDKVKPQESHQVAVGFAQTLKDDFEVSIEGYYKNMDNLISYKDGASYLDGTKDWQSKIEAGKGEAYGLEFLVQKKVGKTTGWIGYTLSWSNRQFQEINFGEKFPYRYDRRHDIAITMIHRISPKVEFSANWVYGTGNATTLAVARYPRATLPSVYGAGNLGYGDIQYYGSRNDFRMPSYHRMDVNFSFIKEKKVGERRWNVGLYNAYNRKNPFFMYQDYDYQTNEKVFKQVSIFPVLPSISWNRSF from the coding sequence ATGAAAAAGAATATTTTGCTCTTATCGCTCCTACTACTTTCCTTCAATGCTTACTCCCAACAAAAATACACCATCAGTGGCTACATTGAAGATGCCGAAACGGGTGAAAAACTCATTGGAGCGAATGTATATGATGGCAAAACATTTGCAGGGACAACTACGAATAGTTATGGTTTTTACAGCATCACGCTCCCCGCTGATTCTGTTGATTTGACTATTTCGTATGTAGGTTATCAGACCTTTAGCGAAAAAATATGGCTCAATTCTAACCTGCAAAAAGACATTTCTGTAGATGCAAGTGTGGTTCTCAAAACAGTTGAAGTGATTTCCTCACAAACTGCCGAACCAATCCAAGAAAATACCCAAATGAGTTCGGTGAGTATCCCGATTAGTCAAATCAAATCTATGCCTACTTTTTTGGGTGAAGTCGACATTATCAAGGCATTGCAGTTGATGCCTGGCGTTCAGTCGGGATCGGAGGCATCGAGTGGCTTGTATGTAAGAGGTGGCGGCCCTGATCAAAATTTGATTCTTTTGGATGGCGTGCCTGTTTACAATGTGTCCCATCTTTTTGGCTTCTTTTCGGTCTTCAATCCTGATGCTATCAACAGTGTGGAATTGATAAAAGGTGGATTTCCTGCAAGGTATGGTGGGCGATTGTCTTCGGTGGTGGATATTCGGATGAAAGAGGGAAATACAAAACGTTTTGGAGGCTCGGCTTCTATTGGTTTGATTTCCTCAAAGCTTACGCTTGAAGGGCCTTTGGTGAAAGACAAATCTTCGTTTATTGTTTCGGGTAGAAGAACTTACATAGATTTATTGGCGCAACCTTTAATCAGTGCAGATACAAATGGCGATGTAAAAACGGGTTATTATTTCTATGATCTCAATGCGAAAGTGAATTACAAATTTTCGGACAAAGATCGTTTGTATTTGAGTGCTTATACGGGTGATGATGAATTTTATTACCGTGAAAAGGACAGTTTTGGAGGGGATAGTGATGAATTCAAAAGCGATTTAGGGTGGGGAAACCTCACTGCAATGCTTAGATGGAATCACGTCATTACCCCAAAATTATTCTCTAATCTTACACTGACTCATAGCCGCTATCGTCTGAATATTTCGAGTGAATATGAGGAAAATGATACCGATGGGGAAGGTTTTTACGAACTGGCTCGCTACTATTCGGGTATTCAAGATTGGGCATTGAAGTTTGATTTCGATTTTTTGCCTACCCCTAATCATTATATTCGATTTGGCTTAAATGGGACGCATCATTCTTTTGAACCTGGTGCACAGCAGTTTAAAGTACAAGAAGCGTCTGAAATTCCGCTTAATATCAACCTCAAAGATGATTTTGTGAAAGCTGTAGAGTTGGGTGCTTACATTGAGGATGATGTAAAAATCAATGACAAATTGAAGGCAAATGTGGGTTTGCATTTGTCTGGCTTTTCGGTGAAAGACCATTTTTATACGAGTCTTCAACCCCGCATTTCTGCTCGTTACCTATTGAATCCCAACCTTTCATTGAAGGCTTCTTATACTTTTATGAATCAGTATATTCACCTGCTTTCGAGTACGAGTGCATTGAATTTGCCGAGCGACTTGTGGGTTCCTGCTACGGATAAGGTGAAGCCTCAAGAATCGCATCAGGTAGCGGTGGGTTTTGCTCAGACCTTGAAGGATGATTTTGAAGTGAGTATTGAAGGCTACTACAAAAACATGGACAATTTGATTTCTTACAAAGATGGGGCAAGTTATTTGGATGGCACGAAGGATTGGCAGTCCAAAATTGAAGCGGGTAAGGGAGAGGCGTATGGCTTGGAGTTTTTGGTGCAGAAGAAAGTGGGTAAAACAACGGGTTGGATTGGTTATACTTTGTCTTGGAGCAACCGTCAATTTCAGGAAATCAATTTTGGGGAGAAATTTCCCTATCGCTATGACCGCCGTCACGATATTGCGATTACCATGATTCATCGCATCAGTCCAAAAGTGGAATTTTCTGCTAATTGGGTGTATGGCACTGGTAATGCTACGACCTTGGCTGTTGCTCGATATCCTCGTGCGACTTTGCCTTCGGTTTATGGGGCAGGAAATTTAGGCTATGGAGATATTCAATATTACGGTAGCCGCAATGATTTTCGAATGCCAAGTTACCACCGTATGGACGTAAATTTTAGTTTCATTAAAGAAAAAAAGGTAGGTGAACGCCGTTGGAATGTGGGTCTGTACAATGCTTATAACCGTAAGAATCCATTTTTTATGTACCAAGATTACGATTATCAAACGAATGAAAAGGTATTTAAACAGGTGAGTATTTTTCCTGTATTACCTTCAATATCTTGGAATCGTAGTTTTTAA
- a CDS encoding SEC-C metal-binding domain-containing protein, which translates to MTNWSEEKREAVKIRTQKWVNDFMEDPFFKELTEEQQDHAGFAVDVFANYMYDYEKQMPEEWTVESLMSCCTEILPRKISSDEDFFEELPHILEAYFLFLDKKGYIKNGKELAKVVLEIADEIAEEGSNPDNWGMAKTFMMAAIEAGIDPTDSVEVNKFISVYNNKMQASNYLMEEVVERGRDIDRVMNELPHSQWIDILPNMLGEEEMEKYLDEDFFQKTLDTFFEGTEKGLDVEVIMKDFSPAQQAIVLGFIKDQLHEEGHNVDEIMEVRPKGRGRIVSLRTTPKVGRNAPCPCGSGKKYKRCCGK; encoded by the coding sequence ATGACAAATTGGAGTGAAGAAAAACGAGAAGCAGTTAAAATAAGGACACAGAAGTGGGTCAATGATTTTATGGAAGACCCTTTCTTCAAGGAATTAACAGAAGAACAACAAGACCATGCAGGTTTTGCTGTGGATGTATTTGCTAATTATATGTATGACTATGAGAAACAAATGCCAGAAGAGTGGACTGTTGAGAGTTTAATGTCTTGTTGTACAGAAATTTTACCCAGAAAAATATCCTCAGATGAAGATTTTTTTGAAGAATTGCCTCATATATTGGAGGCGTACTTCCTTTTTTTAGATAAAAAAGGATATATCAAAAACGGGAAAGAGTTAGCGAAGGTAGTTCTGGAAATTGCAGATGAAATAGCAGAAGAAGGAAGTAATCCTGATAATTGGGGTATGGCAAAGACTTTTATGATGGCCGCAATTGAAGCAGGTATTGATCCCACCGACTCAGTGGAAGTGAATAAGTTCATTTCGGTGTATAACAATAAAATGCAAGCAAGTAATTATTTGATGGAGGAGGTGGTAGAAAGAGGGCGTGATATTGATAGGGTAATGAATGAATTGCCACATTCACAATGGATTGATATACTTCCGAATATGTTGGGTGAAGAAGAAATGGAGAAATACTTGGATGAGGACTTTTTTCAAAAAACATTGGATACTTTTTTTGAAGGAACAGAAAAAGGATTGGATGTAGAAGTTATCATGAAAGATTTTTCACCTGCACAACAAGCAATTGTTCTGGGATTCATTAAAGATCAATTGCATGAAGAAGGTCATAATGTTGACGAAATAATGGAGGTAAGACCCAAAGGTAGAGGAAGAATAGTGTCACTCCGAACTACTCCCAAAGTTGGCAGAAACGCCCCTTGTCCTTGCGGAAGTGGGAAGAAGTACAAACGGTGTTGTGGGAAATAA
- a CDS encoding nucleoside transporter C-terminal domain-containing protein, which yields MSTSEPSVLDHDTSIRPKSLIVLGLAFLALLFFTFYESDFAVALNDIVRGCIGMAFLLGTATLLSVNRKAIDWNLVVNGISLQLIFAVAVLKVHFIYQIFQFISKFFVKVLEFTNAGASFLFASFLTGNIEGPLVNFAFNVLPTIVFFAALASILFYLGILQRIVAGFAWVMSRTMRLSGAESLAAAANIFIGQTEAPFVVKPYLERMTRSEIMCLMTGGMATIAGSVFAAYVGYLGGDNPEQQLLFATHLLSASIMSAPAAIVAAKMMVPETNFINVNEPLTVPNTIVGSNILDAITKGTTDGLRLAVNVGAMLLVFTALMAMMNGILFDFIGYYTGINDLISSASDGKYEGLKLELIFGFLFAPIAWLLGTPSADIVSVGQLLGEKTIINEFVAYTSMGGMKEAGVFVSNKALIISTYALCGFANFASIGIQIGGISAIAPGQRKTLSELGVYALIGGTIAAFMTAVIAGMLVG from the coding sequence ATGTCCACAAGTGAACCAAGTGTTTTAGATCATGATACTTCCATACGCCCTAAATCACTCATTGTCTTAGGCCTGGCTTTTTTAGCCTTACTTTTTTTCACATTCTATGAATCCGATTTTGCAGTAGCACTGAACGACATAGTGAGGGGTTGTATCGGAATGGCATTTCTTTTAGGGACAGCTACTTTACTGAGTGTCAATCGAAAGGCAATTGACTGGAACTTGGTGGTCAATGGAATCTCATTGCAGTTGATCTTTGCAGTGGCAGTCCTAAAAGTCCATTTTATTTACCAAATTTTTCAATTCATTTCGAAGTTTTTTGTGAAGGTATTGGAGTTTACCAATGCAGGGGCGAGTTTTTTGTTTGCGAGTTTCCTAACTGGGAATATTGAAGGGCCTTTGGTGAATTTTGCCTTCAATGTCTTGCCGACTATCGTATTTTTTGCAGCTTTGGCCTCTATTTTGTTCTATCTTGGTATTTTACAACGCATTGTAGCAGGTTTTGCTTGGGTGATGAGTCGAACGATGCGCTTATCGGGTGCTGAAAGTTTGGCGGCTGCGGCAAATATTTTTATTGGTCAGACGGAAGCTCCTTTTGTAGTCAAGCCTTATTTGGAGCGCATGACCCGTTCTGAAATCATGTGTTTGATGACAGGCGGTATGGCTACGATTGCAGGAAGTGTGTTTGCAGCGTATGTGGGATATTTGGGAGGCGACAACCCCGAACAACAATTGCTATTTGCGACTCATTTACTATCGGCTTCGATTATGTCTGCGCCTGCGGCAATTGTAGCGGCCAAAATGATGGTTCCCGAAACCAATTTTATCAATGTGAACGAACCTTTGACTGTTCCGAATACAATCGTGGGCAGCAATATCTTGGATGCCATCACCAAAGGTACAACGGATGGTTTGAGATTGGCGGTCAATGTGGGTGCAATGTTGTTGGTTTTTACTGCTTTGATGGCGATGATGAATGGTATTTTGTTTGATTTTATTGGCTATTATACGGGCATCAATGACTTAATCAGTTCGGCAAGTGATGGAAAATATGAGGGCTTAAAATTGGAATTGATTTTTGGATTTTTGTTTGCTCCGATTGCTTGGCTGTTGGGAACGCCTTCGGCAGACATAGTATCGGTGGGTCAGTTGTTGGGTGAAAAAACGATTATCAATGAGTTTGTTGCCTATACTTCAATGGGAGGAATGAAGGAAGCAGGTGTCTTTGTGTCGAACAAAGCTTTGATTATCTCTACCTATGCCTTGTGTGGTTTTGCGAATTTTGCGTCAATTGGTATTCAGATTGGTGGTATCAGTGCAATTGCACCTGGACAGCGCAAAACCCTTTCGGAATTGGGTGTCTATGCTTTGATTGGTGGTACTATTGCAGCGTTTATGACGGCGGTGATTGCAGGGATGTTGGTTGGATAA
- a CDS encoding NUDIX hydrolase, translating to MNFCSNCGSADIGLTSMPDDSFERQYCSNCHTIHYQNPKMVVGCMVYWEDKVLLCKRAIEPRYGFWNVPAGYMENGETTDEGAKREVWEEAKATVEIEGLHCVYNLAHVNQVYLLFLARLQNLDFSKGVESLEVQLFTEQEIPWEDIAFTSTVFALQRYFEDRKLGRKGKTHLGAFRL from the coding sequence ATGAATTTTTGTAGTAATTGTGGCAGCGCAGATATTGGCTTGACCTCCATGCCAGATGATAGTTTTGAAAGACAGTATTGTAGCAATTGTCATACCATTCACTATCAAAACCCTAAAATGGTGGTAGGCTGCATGGTGTATTGGGAGGATAAAGTCCTACTATGCAAGCGAGCAATTGAACCTCGATATGGTTTTTGGAATGTGCCTGCGGGTTATATGGAGAATGGGGAAACTACGGACGAGGGCGCAAAACGAGAGGTTTGGGAGGAAGCAAAAGCAACGGTTGAGATTGAAGGATTGCACTGTGTTTATAACCTTGCCCATGTCAATCAAGTGTATTTGCTTTTTTTGGCTCGGCTTCAAAATCTCGATTTTAGTAAAGGCGTGGAAAGTTTGGAGGTTCAATTGTTTACTGAGCAAGAAATTCCGTGGGAGGATATTGCTTTTACTTCAACGGTTTTTGCGCTTCAACGGTATTTTGAAGATCGAAAATTGGGGCGAAAAGGGAAGACTCATTTGGGGGCTTTCAGACTGTAA
- a CDS encoding YigZ family protein gives MSEKNTINDTYQTLKELSIGEYKEKGSKFIAYAKAVYEEEDVKSFLEEIKQEHPKARHHCYAYRLGLDKEKDYRANDDGEPSGTAGRPIIGQIDSKGLSNVMVIVVRYFGGTKLGVPGLIRSYKTATKEALEIAEIEEKRLMKFFQLQFPYILMNEVMRIVKKNDIEIQSQGYDNECLLNVTVAEGDVEQKLQELEEVRGVELKEL, from the coding sequence ATGTCCGAAAAAAACACCATAAACGACACCTATCAGACCTTAAAAGAACTGTCAATAGGTGAGTATAAGGAGAAAGGTAGTAAATTTATCGCTTATGCAAAGGCAGTATATGAAGAAGAAGATGTAAAATCATTTTTGGAAGAAATCAAACAAGAACATCCAAAAGCAAGGCATCACTGTTATGCTTATCGTTTGGGTTTGGACAAAGAAAAGGACTATCGAGCCAATGATGATGGCGAACCCTCTGGCACAGCCGGTCGTCCTATCATTGGGCAGATAGACTCCAAGGGTTTGTCTAATGTGATGGTTATAGTGGTGCGCTATTTTGGCGGTACAAAATTGGGCGTTCCTGGCCTTATCCGTTCTTATAAAACGGCGACCAAAGAGGCCTTGGAAATAGCAGAAATTGAAGAAAAACGCCTTATGAAGTTTTTTCAACTGCAATTTCCTTACATACTCATGAATGAAGTAATGCGAATTGTGAAAAAAAATGACATTGAAATACAAAGTCAAGGTTATGACAACGAATGTTTATTGAATGTCACTGTGGCAGAAGGAGATGTGGAGCAGAAACTACAAGAATTGGAAGAGGTTAGGGGAGTGGAATTGAAGGAATTGTGA